A section of the Corynebacterium auris genome encodes:
- a CDS encoding ATP-binding protein, whose product MRIHDLIIANVRAIEHLELRDLPATGVILIEGENEAGKSTLLDALDAVLNRRHTSKKKNTKELEPVGRDVGPEITLTATVGPYTFTAHKRFLKRAFSELRITAPRSEQYTGREADDKLEAILSEHLDRDLATTLFLRQGALDPGIAAAGIPSVTRALDAGSDSAAAGTEDTVLMGRIAEEYERYYTQQGKKKASYKDLETAVETARADLEAKRAAVAQLAGAVDEVERLTADIGEIDTELPEALGERAQREEEEAAAKQVAAKADEAREKRQRAEVDLERAAADLQARRDAAQRLDTEREEAAKLGEQLGPAAAKAEEEESTIARLTEDRDAARARLAEAREHAKKARRISELARQRRRLTELEDLEEKLDAVDQELARLLQTTPERPVSDEDVRGIEKAASEVALQRRLVDATSAKLDIAVRAGTSLRVDGRDISLEAGATEEIRLAEGTTVEVGDVTAVYRAGAGAGGSTAALEEAERALAEALAEIGCADVDEARLARDEHARLAAAVGAARDRRTQLTQGRDGEELRAELARLREALGEAAGEEGSVDPASEADAEEAARRAEEAADAAAEQADRTAAALTPWEGRKAGGEATVLRTKKELKEAEITRLTAELDAAEDKTPLRALEKAHQEATERVAALVAEEEELVREVANVNPELAAELHSGAQARVDNLKQRRAAAQQRVAELSSHIDVATGAAEQADRARATLEAAEQTLERTRRRADAVKLLWETMRAHRDAARARYAQPFAQALNRYASVVFGPGVEFTLGEDLGIEARTVGDTTIPLDQLSGGAKEQVALMTRFAVADLAGQSDSGSVPVPVVVDDALGATDPRRLKLMNTLFGMVANDAQVFVLTCFPGRFDRVVPARRASMSELKQPR is encoded by the coding sequence ATGCGTATCCACGACCTGATCATCGCCAACGTCCGCGCTATCGAGCACCTTGAGCTGCGCGACCTTCCCGCGACAGGGGTGATCCTCATCGAAGGGGAGAACGAGGCCGGTAAGTCCACCCTCCTCGACGCCCTCGACGCCGTGCTCAACCGCCGCCACACCTCGAAAAAGAAAAACACCAAGGAGCTCGAGCCCGTCGGGCGCGACGTCGGACCGGAGATCACCCTCACCGCAACCGTTGGCCCCTACACCTTCACCGCCCACAAGCGGTTTCTCAAGCGCGCATTCTCCGAGCTGCGCATCACGGCGCCGCGCAGCGAGCAGTACACCGGGCGCGAGGCCGACGACAAACTCGAGGCGATACTGTCCGAGCACTTGGACCGCGACCTCGCTACCACCCTCTTTTTGCGCCAGGGAGCGCTCGACCCGGGCATCGCTGCCGCCGGCATTCCGTCGGTGACGCGGGCGCTCGACGCCGGAAGTGATAGCGCCGCCGCCGGCACCGAGGACACCGTGCTCATGGGCCGCATTGCGGAGGAGTACGAGCGCTACTACACCCAGCAGGGAAAAAAGAAGGCCTCCTACAAGGATCTGGAAACCGCGGTGGAGACGGCGAGGGCTGACCTGGAGGCCAAGCGCGCGGCGGTTGCCCAGCTTGCAGGCGCCGTCGACGAGGTGGAAAGACTCACAGCGGATATCGGGGAGATCGATACGGAACTGCCCGAGGCGCTCGGAGAGCGCGCGCAGCGCGAAGAGGAAGAGGCGGCCGCCAAACAGGTCGCAGCGAAGGCGGACGAGGCACGCGAGAAAAGGCAGCGCGCCGAGGTCGACCTGGAGCGCGCCGCCGCCGACCTCCAGGCGCGCCGGGACGCAGCGCAACGCCTGGACACCGAGCGCGAGGAAGCCGCGAAGCTGGGCGAGCAGCTCGGCCCCGCCGCCGCGAAGGCGGAGGAGGAAGAAAGCACCATCGCGCGCCTGACCGAAGACCGCGACGCCGCCCGCGCCCGGCTCGCCGAGGCGCGCGAACACGCGAAGAAGGCCAGGCGCATAAGTGAGCTCGCCCGCCAGCGCCGCCGCCTCACGGAGCTGGAGGACCTAGAGGAAAAGCTCGACGCCGTCGACCAGGAGCTTGCCCGGCTGCTGCAGACTACCCCGGAGCGCCCCGTCAGTGACGAGGACGTGCGGGGCATTGAGAAGGCCGCCAGCGAGGTCGCGCTTCAACGCAGGCTTGTCGACGCCACCTCCGCCAAACTCGACATCGCCGTGCGCGCCGGGACCTCCCTGCGCGTCGACGGCCGCGACATCTCTCTGGAGGCCGGAGCGACCGAGGAGATCCGCCTTGCCGAGGGTACGACCGTCGAAGTCGGAGACGTCACCGCCGTCTACCGAGCCGGGGCTGGCGCCGGCGGTTCAACCGCCGCGCTGGAGGAGGCCGAGCGCGCTCTTGCTGAGGCGCTCGCTGAGATCGGATGCGCCGACGTGGATGAGGCGCGCCTGGCCCGCGACGAGCACGCCCGGCTCGCGGCGGCGGTGGGTGCGGCCCGGGACAGGCGCACGCAGCTCACGCAGGGCCGCGACGGCGAGGAGCTGCGTGCCGAGCTGGCACGGTTGCGCGAGGCGCTCGGTGAGGCCGCAGGGGAGGAGGGTAGCGTAGACCCGGCCAGTGAGGCAGACGCGGAGGAGGCCGCACGTAGGGCCGAGGAAGCGGCGGATGCTGCCGCCGAACAAGCAGACCGCACCGCGGCGGCGCTGACGCCCTGGGAGGGGAGAAAGGCCGGCGGCGAGGCTACCGTGTTGCGGACGAAGAAAGAGCTGAAGGAGGCGGAGATAACCCGCCTTACGGCCGAGCTTGACGCCGCGGAGGACAAAACGCCGCTGCGCGCGCTGGAAAAGGCCCACCAGGAGGCCACGGAGCGCGTTGCAGCCCTTGTGGCGGAGGAAGAGGAGCTGGTCCGCGAGGTCGCTAATGTTAACCCGGAGCTAGCCGCAGAGTTGCATTCCGGGGCACAGGCGCGGGTGGATAACCTGAAGCAGCGCCGCGCTGCGGCGCAGCAGCGAGTGGCCGAGCTGAGCAGCCACATCGACGTTGCCACGGGCGCCGCTGAGCAGGCCGACCGCGCCCGAGCAACCCTCGAGGCAGCCGAGCAGACCCTGGAGCGCACCAGGCGCCGGGCCGATGCCGTGAAGCTTTTGTGGGAGACGATGCGTGCCCACCGCGATGCAGCCCGGGCCCGCTACGCGCAGCCTTTCGCGCAGGCCCTCAACCGCTACGCCTCCGTGGTTTTCGGCCCCGGTGTCGAGTTCACCCTCGGCGAAGATCTGGGCATTGAAGCCCGGACGGTCGGCGATACCACCATCCCCCTCGACCAGCTTTCGGGCGGGGCGAAGGAACAGGTGGCGCTGATGACGCGCTTCGCGGTCGCCGACCTGGCCGGGCAAAGCGACAGCGGATCGGTCCCGGTGCCCGTGGTTGTTGACGACGCCCTCGGCGCCACTGATCCGCGGCGGCTCAAATTGATGAACACGCTTTTTGGCATGGTGGCCAACGACGCCCAAGTTTTTGTACTCACGTGCTTCCCCGGGCGCTTCGACAGGGTGGTGCCCGCCCGGCGGGCGTCGATGAGCGAGCTCAAGCAGCCGCGCTGA